Below is a window of Candidatus Viadribacter manganicus DNA.
GGCTCGGCACAGGGATCAGCGCATTGAGCGCGCGGCCATCGCCCTTGCGCTTCAGCTTAAGGGCGATCGCGAATCCGAGGTTCGGAATGAACGGGAACGGGTGCGCTGGATCGACCGCGAGCGGCGTCAGCAACGGAAACACTTCCGCCATAAAAAGCGGCTTCAGATATTGGCGCTCTTGGTCGGTCAGCTCTTCGCGGTCCAGCACCGAGATACCTGCGCCGCGCAGTTCGACCCGCAGCGTACGCCAACGCTCTTGCTGGCGGTCAATCAGCGCCGTTGCGGCAGCATGCACGCGCGCAAGCTGCTCGGTCGCGGTAAGTCCATCATTGCTCAGCACGGTGACGCCAGCCTTCAACTGCTCGTGCAGACCGGCCACGCGCACCATGTAGAATTCATCGAGGTTCGACGCCGAGATGGACAGAAAGCGCAACCGCTCCAGCAGCGGATGATTTTCGTTCTCCGCCTCTTCCAACACGCGCGTGTTGAACGCGAGCCACGAGAGCTCGCGATTGATGAACCGCTTAGGATCTGTGAGCGACGGCGGATTCTGCGCCGTTACACGCGCTTTCTTACGCGGCTTCGCCATCTGTTAACCGTCTCCACCAACCCAGCGCGCCTGCATCTTTTCCAGCGCGCGTTTGGCGATCGCTGTCGTGACAGGCCTTGCCCCGCGCACCAGCTCCTCGTCCAACGCCGCCGCCCAGGCCTGGGCCGCAGCAAAGGTCCTCGGGAGCCGTCGCACGAGGTATTTGGCGGCATCATCGCTCAATTGAATGAATTGTTCGCGACAAACCCGTCGCAAAACGACGTCCATAAGCACTTCGTCGGGCTCACCAAGCTTAGCGACCGGTAAAGATGCAAGCCGAGAGCGCAAATCAGGGGTTTCTACGCGCCACGCGGAGGGTGGCTGGCTCCCAACCAACAAGAGCGCGCCTCCCTGGCTACGGGCCAAATCGAGCACCCGCCAAAGCATGCCCTCATCACGCTCGGCGTCGGCGTCGTCGATGAGGAGGCGCCCATCGCTCTCTCGGAAGATCGACGCCGCATCCTCAGCGTTCGCCAAAGCGGAGATACGGCGCGCGTTCACTTCCAGCGCCCAGGCGAGGGCAAGATGGGTCTTGCCGGAGCCAGAAGGTCCCGAAAGCGCCAGCGCGCCATGCGGCCACGCCCGCCAATCGGTAAGCAGTTTAGCTGCGTCCCGGTTCGCTTCCGCCACCACAAGCTTGTCGGGCGATCGATCGCCCATACGAAACTCAAACAGGCGTGGCTGTTCCATTGACGGGCGATCTACCTCGGCGCAACGCGCAAAGTCGCACCCTGCGCCGTGTCGCCAAGGGCAACACCCCGGCGCTGCAACTCCGCTGTCAGTTGCGAGCGGTCACCCACGAAAGAAAACGAGATGAGAGCGCCCTGCCGGCCAACCGCTTCAATTCGGATCTCCGAGATCAGCGTCTGCGCTGCGCCTTCAAGCGCCTCCTTGATCTGCTCCCACTGCGCTTGGGTTGTATAAAGCGCGGTCGTGTTTATGCGCCCACGTTGGCCGCCGCCCGTCGCAACGCGTGATTTCCAATCGTTCTGAATGCGGGTGCTCGCCTGATCCGCAAGTGACGCCAACGCCGCGCGCAACGCCGCTGGATCTTCACCATTGATGCGAGCGCTCACTTCGCCTCGATCGCGGCGCGCATTGGCATCGATCTCGACCAAGCTCGCCGTCGCCGCGCCGCCTTGTACGCGCAGCGTCGCATAGAGCGCCGATGCAGCGGCGGCGGATTGTGCAAAAGGCTGCGCTGTCGCCCACGCGGGAGCGCCTTGCAGGCCTTCAGGCGCTGTCGCGAGCGGCACAAGCTCGTCGCCGAAGCCGCCCGTCGCCCAAACTTCACGCCAGAGCGCCGTCATTTCTTCTGACGTTCCCGTCACAACCAAAGGCGCGACAAGGACCGGCGCCGTACGCGTGTCGACAACTGTGAGGTTGAACTGCCGAAGCAGTGTCCGCACGCCCGAGGGATCGAAGCGAACGGTGAGGCGGCCGATGTAGCGGGTGCCTGACCGGCGCTCCTGCTCCACGTCCACACTCGAAACCAGCCGATCGAGCGTCGCCGTCTCGACCTGCGGCACACCCCGCGCCGTCAGTTCATCCGGGATGGTCAACCGGCGGACCAGGCGCTCAAACCCTGCCCGCTGCGCCGCCGCCAAACCCGCCTGTTGCGCCGCCGCAGCGTTCGCGGCGGTCTCGTCGACGTGGACACCGGCGACAGCGTAGACATTGTCGCGCCCCTGAGCGCTTGCCGCACCGGGAGCAAACGCGCACAAGGCGGCAAGGAAAACAGCCGCAAACGCTGCCAAAGGCGGAAATTTCATTATTGAACCTCGGTGTCGGGTGACCCTACCCGGCGCGGAATCGCCTATCAATGTGGCGGCTTCTGGACTCATCACGTGACCAATACCCCGGGAACTAACGGACTTACCTATCGCGACGCCGGTGTGGACATCGACGAAGGCGAACGCCTCGTCGATCTCATCAAGCCGGCTGCGAAATCCACAGCGCGGCCAGGCGCTGAGGCCGCTTTGGGCGGATTCGCGGCCGCATTCGACCCGAAAGCGGCTGGTTTCAAGGATCCAATCTTCCTCGCAACGACCGATGGCGTCGGCACAAAGCTGAAAATCGCCATCGAAAGCGGTCGCCACGAGACGGTCGGCATCGACCTGGTGGCCATGTGTGTGAACGACCTCTCGGCCCAGGGCGCTGAGCCGCTGATGTTCTTGGACTATTACGCCACCGGCAAACTCAACGCCGAAGAGGCCGCAAAAGTGGTCCTCGGCATTGCCGAAGGCTGCCGCCAAGCCGGCGCGGCTCTCGCAGGCGGCGAAACAGCCGAAATGCCAGGCATGTACGGCAAGGGCGATTATGACCTCGCCGGCTTTTCTGTTGGCGCCGCCGAGCGGGGCGCGCTGTTGCCGCGCATAGATGAGATGATGATCGGCGACGTTATCGTCGGCATCGCCTCCAGCGGCCCTCACTCGAACGGTTATTCGCTTGTGCGCAAGGTCGTTGAGCGCTCGGGGCTCGCTTGGGACGCGCCAGCGCCGTTCGCGCCGGGCAAGAGCCTGGCCGAAGCGCTGCTGACCCCAACTCGCATCTATGCCAAGGCGCTAAAACCCATCTTCGAGGCCAAGCTCGCCAAAGGCGCCGCACACATCACCGGCGGCGGTTTGGTCGAGAACACGCCGCGCGCGTTGCCTGATCAGCTTGAAGCGGACTTCGACTGGAACGCATGGCAACGCCCTGCCGTGTTCGAATGGCTGCAAGCGACGGGGGGCGTCCCCGAAACCGACATGCGCCGCACGTTCAACCTCGGCATCGGCATGATCCTGATCGTCGATCCCGCAAAGGCCAACGATGTTGTCGCCAAACTCAACGGTGCAGGCGAGCAGGCCTTCAAGATCGGCGTGCTCAAGAGCGCATGAGCAAGAAGCGCGTTGCAGTCCTGATCTCAGGTCGCGGTAGCAACCTTCAAGCGCTGCTGGACGCCGATCAAAGCGCATACGAGGTCGTACTCGTCGTTTCGAACGTACCGGGCGCAGCGGGGCTTGAGCGCGCACGCGCAGCGGGCGTTGAAGCGCTCGAACTCGATCACAAGCCCTACGGAAAGAACCGCGAAGCGTTCGAACGCGATCTCGATGCGCTTCTGGTTCAGCGCAACATTCAGCTCGTCGCCCTCGCCGGATTTATGCGCGTGCTGACCTCCTTTTTCGTTCGCGCGTGGACGGGCCGCCTGGTGAACATTCACCCATCCTTGCTACCGAAATTTCCCGGCACAAAAACGCACGAGCGCGCCCTCGAAGCGGGGGAGACCGAGCACGGCGCAACGGTTCATCTCGTCGTCGATGAGGTGGATGCCGGCGAGATCATCGGTCAAGCATCGATGCCGATCCTCCCTGGCGACACGCCGACAGCATTGGCCGAACGGCTACTGGCTGTTGAGCACAAGCTTTATCCGCGCTGCCTCGCAGCGCTCGCGTCGCGCCTCAACTAGTCGGCGCCTCCGGCGCCGGCCTTCGGCATATGCGCGGCGATCGCGGCAATAGCCGCGGTGAGAGCGGCGAGGTCATCACCGTATCCCAGCACTGGAATAAAGTCGGCGACGACATCCGTCGGAACGATGAGATAGCCGAGTACGGCCACACACAGTCCCTTCACCCACACTGGCGTTTGCGGATCGCGAAGCATGGCGTGAATTTGCCTTGCTGCATCTATGAGTTTGTCGATACCGGCGATCGTACCGAGCTTCGCCTTCAAGGCCTCTTCCGAGTAAGCGCGCGAATGATTCCTCATCGATAGGCTCCAACCTTTGGCGCCTGAATAGTGCGGATTGGAACATCGCGCACGCGCCGAGCGCATGCCCACGGTATCGACTAACCGGCTTGCGCGGTTTGGCGCTGCTCCAGCTCTTCTTCTACCAGTCGCGCTATATCCTTCAGCATCCGCAATTGAGCTGCACTTAAACTGCGCGGCTTACGATCGACAATGCAGAACGCGCCGACGCGGGCGCCATCAGCGGAGTGGAGCGGAATGCCAGCATAGAATCGCACGTGCGGATCGCCAACCACAGCCGGATTCTCAGCGAAGCGATCATCTTGCAGAGCATCGGTTACGACCAACGGCTCACTGTCCAAGATTGCGTGCGAGCAGAACCCAATGTCGCGGGGAGTTTCGCTGAATTCAAAACCCTGGTGCGCCTTGAACCATTGGCGATCCCGATCAACGAGCGTGACCAAGGCAATAGGCGCATTGAGCGCCGCCGCTGCAATGCGAGCGTGCCGGTCAAAACGCTCTTCAGCGCCGGTATCAAGAAGCCCCAAGCGCTGAACCGCCGCGAGCCGTTCTTCTTCGTCTTGCGGCAGCGGCGCTTTGCGCCAACGCAACATTGAACGCATCAGCCACGCCCGCAAACGCGAGCGCGCATATTGGAGGCTGTAGGGTCGCGTCAGCCAATCGGTCACGTCTGCTGCTTCGCCCTTGTCGGCCGGGGCCTGCGCCTGATCCGCGACGATGATGATTGGAATGTCTTTGACATCCTCGCCCGGTAGCGCCCGCAGCTCAGCACAAAGCGCAATGGGGTCAACGTCAGGCAACGCGTACCCAAGAAAGACAAGCGAGGGCCGACCACCCTGCACCGCTTCCTTCAATTGTTCTATCAAGACTTCCGAAACACTTGGAATGCCATCGGCGCGCGCGGCGGCCATCAAGACAGCGCGATCGCTGGGCGGAACACCTGCGATCAGCACCAACTCGTCTGAAACGCTTGTCGCTGGTTCAACCAAGCTTGAGGGCAGGAATGGGCTTGCCTTGTTGGTGTTGGCCGCCCCGCGCAGCGTAATCGCATTACCCTCCGCCGCACCGACAACTTCAAGATCAGCTTCGGCCGCCTTTACGCGCGCACGCGCGGCGACCAACAACTCATCAACCGCATCATCCCCGCGGCTTGGGTCGTGGTGATAGAGCGCAAGCTTTTTCACGTTGCCCGCAATCGCGACATCGACGGCGTATTCGATCGTGCTGTGACCCCAACCGATCTTTTCTGGAAATTCCGCAGCCGTGTACTGCGCGTCGTGGATGACGAGATCGGCGTCGCGGATAAATTCCACATGGGCGGCGTCACCGCCTTCGCCCGCTTCGGGGTGGCCTTCGCCAGCGTGCGCGTCATGCGGCTCGTGATCGGAGGCGTACACAGCGCTCGCGCCGTCGACCTCGACCCGATATCCGACCGTCAGCGCTGGGTGGTTCAGATACTGCGTCGAGATGCGCACATCATCGATGCTGAACGCACCTTCCACAACTTCGTGAAAATGGACCGTGGCTGCAAATGCATTCAGCGCGACAGGAAAATAAGCGTACTCCATCTGCGCGGCGAGCACATCACGCAGCGATTGGCCCAGGCCCCGCGGCCCATAGATGTGCCATTCATTGCCGGCCACAAAGAGCGGCGCGAAAAACGGCAACCCTTGAATATGATCCCAATGCGTATGCGAGATCAGAATGTGCCCCTTAGCGCCCCGGCCTTGATCTATAAGCGCTTTGCCAAGCGCGTTAGCGCCTGTGCCAGCGTCAATGAGGATCGTCACACCTGAATCTGACGTCACCTCTACACAGGAAGTGTTGCCGCCATATCTGAGTGTTGCACCACCTGGCGTAGCGATCGATCCGCGTGTTCCCCAGAAGCGCACCTGCATCGCGTCACTCTCCTGAGTTCGCAGCGCCATTATGCGCCCGTTGTCGTGATCGGCAAGGCAAGACGAATGAACGGCGCGCGCCTATATCTGACGTAGGAGACATGACATGGCTGAACGCGATTACGTCCTCGGTACGCACGACGATGAAATCTACCGACTCGGCTATCAGCACCGCGTGTGGCGGCCTCGTGCTTTAGACGCCTGGGCGCGTGCGAAGATTGGCGACGCCTGCAAGGTCATCGATTTCGGCGCCGGCCCCGGCTTTGCCACCATGGACCTTGCCGAAATGGTTGGCCCCAGCGGCGAAGTGCACGCACTCGAGCGTTCACGACGCTTTCTTGACACGCTGGAAGCACAAGCGAAGGCGCGCGGCTTCACCCAAGTGAAGGCGCATGAGATCGATGTTGTGACGGATGACATTCCCGTCGCCGGAGCAGACGCGGCTTGGGCGCGCTGGATATTCGCCTTCCTTCCCAAGCCGAAGGCGGCGTTACAAAAACTAGTCGACGCCCTAAAGCCGGGCGGCGCGATCGTTTGTCATGAGTATCTCGACTACCAAACCTGGAAGCTCGCACCGCCCGCTCCGAACTTCGAGAAATTTGTGGACGAGGTGTCGGCCAACTGGCGCGCGTCCGGGGGTGAGCCTGACATCGCGCGCCACTTACCTGCGTGGCTTACCGAAATGGGTCTAAAGATCGAAAGCTTGAAACCCTACGTCGACGTCGTCTCGAAAGATGACAATGTCTGGCGCTGGCCAATCGGTTTCTTCGATATCCACATCGACCGCCTGCTCGAACTCAATCGCATCACCCCGCAAATGGCCAAGGACATGCAGGACGAATTCGCGCGCGTCAGTGTGCTGCCCGGCACACTCATGGTGACGCCGCTGGTGCTGGAAATAATTGCGCGCAAATAGCTGGCGGCGCCGCCAACTGCGTCCTAGCTCTAAGAGGCAACCCCTAGAGGAGCGCGTACATGGCAGACAAAAAATCGAGCGGCCCAGCCAAACCAGCTGCCGCGGGCGGCAAAAAGCTTGGCGGCACGGCAGCGCCTCCAGGACAAGTCGGTCAAGCCGGACGTCCGCTCAATCCGAACGCCACCGGAAAAAACAAGAAATAGCACAAACAAAAAGCGCGGCGCCCGAAAGCGCCGCGCTAAACTTTTGCGCCTTAACGCTGGCCTCAGCCGACGATCTCTTGGTCGGCGAAGAAGAACTCGATCTCGCGCGCCGCGTTTTCGAGGCTATCCGAACCGTGGACAGTGTTGGCCTCGATCGATTCAGCGAACTGCTTGCGGATCGTGCCTTCAGCGGCGTTCGCCGGATTGGTGGCGCCCATCACATCGCGATACTTCGCGACGGCGTCTTCACCTTCGAGAGCCTGAACGACGACCGGACCCGAAATCATGAACGTCACGAGATCGCGGAAGAACGGACGTTCCTTGTGAACGGCATAGAAGCCTTCAGCTTGGCCCTCTGAGAGCCAAATGCGCTTTTGCGCGATGATGCGCAGGCCAGCCTTTTCGATGACCGCGTTGACCGCGCCCGTCAGGTTACGCTTCGTCGCGTCTGGTTTAATGATGGACAGGGTGCGTTCGACGGCCATGGCTCGATGGGCTCCGGGTTCAAAATTGCGAGCCGGGTCTATAGCTGCACTGCACCAAGACGCCAAGTGCGTCAGAAGCACCCGATCATGTTTCGTTGGCGTGCGGCTCTGCGCCATTCGCCTGTCGGGCGCGTCAGGAAGCGGTTCGCGGCGCAGTCACCTGCGCCGCGCCCACGATCAATAACATTCAAGCGAGGTAATCACGCCGCTCGCATCGGTGAGCACGTTGAGCCGGTCGGCGCGGAAATCCTGCGTCACTGGCGTGTTCGGCTGGATGATGCGGATGTTGCTGTCGGCCGGGAAACTCGCCGCAGCGATGTTCGTGCCGACCAAGGCTGCATATTGCGCGGCGCCGCAGGCGTCTTGCGCGGTCGCTTCCGCCGGCGTTGTTGCAGCGGTCGCGGCGGGCGCTTCAGTCGTCGCCGGTGTTTCAGCCGGCGGCGTCGTGGTTTGACCGCAAGCAACGAGTGCAAGCGCGGCGCAAAGAGCCATCATCGTTCGCATGGTCGAAACTCCTCAATAGCAATTCAACGACGCGACGTTTCCGTCGGTGTTGGTGGTGATGTTGAGACGGGTCGCGACAAAATCCTGCGTCACCATCGTCTCGGGCGTCACAATGCGCGCGCCGGCCGGCAATGTTGCGAGATCGATCGCACTTGCTGGCGTGCCGATCAGCGCTTGGTGCGCGGCGGCGCCGCACGTGTCTTGCGCCGTTGCTTCAGCCGCGTTGGTTGGCGCCGCCGGCGTTTCGGCGACCGGCGTTTCGATGGTGGCGGGCGGTGTGGTCGTCTGGCCGCACGCGGCAAGCGCCAAGGCGCAGGACGCGATCAAGATGAACTTACGCATTTGCTTCACTCCTTCGCGCGCTCACCCGCAATGCAACCGCGTCACCTTGCCGTCCGCGCCGAGATCGATGTTCAGGCGGTCGGCGCGGTAGTCCATGGTCACGGAACAATCGTGGCAAATCACACGCGCGCTTTCGGGTAACGCGGCCCGATCGATTTCGGCGCCAAGCATGCCTACAAGGCTCTGGTGAGCGGCCATCTGGCAGGTGTCCGGCGGCGGACGATGGATCTGTTCTTGCGTCGAGCGACGCGCGATCGCGTCCATTTCGCGGTACGTGAGATCGCGCTGATAGCCACCGCCGCATGCGGCCAAGCCGATGACAACAATTCCCGCTAAAACCCAGCGCATCATTGCTGCTTCTCCCAACGCCCGCCGGCGCTCTCTTTCCAGTAAGACGCGGTGATGCCCGCATCCTTGGCCTGTTTCCAGCGCGATCGGGCCGATTCCAAGGCGGCAGGATCGCGGCCGTCGAAGATGAGGCAGGCGCGCTCGAAGCTGGAAATATCGCCCGGCTCGGCGTCGTCGACGAGGAAGAGCGCCTGTGCATTGTTGGGGTTGCCGCCTTCGAGCGTCAGCCAGACAGGCTGGCGCTTAGGGTCACCCTCGCGCGCATGCGGAACGAAACTGTCGTCGCGAAACGTCCAGATCGCAGTGTCGAGTTGTTCGAGGCGCTCTGCATTGCCGGCACGCACCAAGGCGCGCCATCCGCGTTGGAGAGATTTCTCCAACAGCGGCGGCAGCGCCCGCTCGAGCTCACTTTTTTCAAGATGGTAGAACCAGAGTTCAGCCATCAGTCCTCGTAGCGATTTTGGATAAGGCGGTTGAGCAAGCGTACGCCGTACCCAGTGGCCCAGGCCGGCGACAACGGATCTTCGTACGGACCTGACTTCCAGGCGGTGCCCGCGATGTCGAGGTGCGCCCAAGGCGTGCCGTCTTTCACGAACCGCTTGATGAATTGCGCCCCGACGATCGAACCGGCAACCGGCTTGCCGGCGATGTTTTTCATGTCTGCGTTTGGGGTGTCGATCAGCTTGTCGTACGCGGCGCTGAGCGGCAGGCGCCAGACCGGCTCGCCTTCAGCTTGACCGGCGGCCGTGATGGCGTGCGCCAGGTCTTCGTCATTGGCGAACATGCCGGCGTTCTCGTGGCCGAGCGCGACGATCACGGCGCCCGTGAGGGTGGCGAGATCGATCAGGACGGAAGGATCGTACTTGTCCTGCGCGTACCATACGGCGTCAGCGAGGATGAGACGGCCTTCGGCGTCGGTGTTGAGCACTTCGATGGTCTGGCCGGACATGGTGTTCACGATGTCGCCGGGGCGCTGGGCGTTGGCGCCCGGCATGTTCTCAACCAGAGCGACGACGCCGACGACATTGGCTTTGGCTTTGCGGAGCGCGATCGCTTTCATGGCGCCAGCGACAGCAGCTGCGCCGCCCATGTCGCCCTTCATCTCATCCATGCCAGCGCCGGGCTTTAGCGAAATGCCGCCAGTGTCGAAGGTGACGCCCTTACCGACGAGCGCGACCGGCTTTGAGCCTTTCGAGCCGCCGTTCCATTTCACCGCAACCAGACGCGCCGGACGTGACGAGCCCTGAGCCACCCCAAGCAGCGCGCCCATGCCGAGACGCTCCATGGCGGCGGGTTCGAGAATTTCGACGTCGCAACCGATCGTCTCGAGATCGCGCAGACGCTCGGCGAAGCTTTCAGGATAGAGAACGTTCGGCGGCTCGCTGACGAGGTCACGGGCAAAGAAGACGCCCTCGACGACGGCGGCGTCCTTTTCGGCGCGAGCCTTGGCGGCGGCGGGGCCATCCATCGAAATCTCAACCGCTGTGAGCGAGGGCTTTTGCTCGGGCTTCAGCTTGGTGCGGTAGGTGTCGAAGCGATAGGCGGCGAGACGCGCGCCCATGGCGGCGTGCGAACCGGCCTCGGCTTTTGAGACGCTCGGCAGAGCGTCAGGCTGCAGCACGAGCTTTTCAGCGCCCGAAGTCAGCACCCGCTTCACGGCGTGCCCGGCCCAGCGCTCGACCGCCATACCGTCAGCTGCGTCGGACTTGCCGACGCCAATCACCAGCACACGCGCGAAATCGACGCCATCCGGCGCCAGGATGTCCGCTACCTGGCCTGCGCCGCCCTTGAAGTTCGCGGCTTTCATTGCTTTGACGATACGACCGCTTGATGCCGTGTCCAGCGCCTTGCCGGCGGCGAGCAATTCGCCCCCGTCAGTCGCCATCACCGCCACAACGTCGCCGCCACCAGCGGTCACAAAACGGATTTCCATGAATTCCCCATGTCGTCGGTTGGGAAAGGGAAGAGGCGCCAGCGCCCGCTTCAACCTTGGTCCGGCGCTGTGGTAGCCATGCCCGAAGCAATTGAAAAGCTGAGTGCGGCGGTTAGTCAGATAGCGGGCGCCCGCACTTGCATCAGGGACGCCCAGGGAACGCGATGAACACGATTTCAGCTTATGTGTTCCGGCAGGCGCTGGGTCCGCTTCTGGCGATCCTTGGCGCGCTGGCCGCGATCGCCATTCTTACCCAAGGCCTCAACCAGCTCGACATCATCGTCACCAATCGGCGCGCCGGTTTCGCGTTCGCCTGGGTTACGATCCTGGCGCTGCCGCAGCTCATCTCGCTCATCCTGCCAATGGCGCTATTTATTGCGGTCGTCTACGCGCTGAACCGGATGCACAGCGAAAGCGAGATCGCAGTGCTCTATGGCGCCGGCGTTTCGCGCCAGCGGCTGGCGCGACCCATTCTGCAACTCGCAGTGCTGGCGGCGATCGTTCACCTCGCGATCAATGTGCTCATTCAGCCATGGTCGTTCGAAGAACGACGAAAGGTCTTTTACGACCTTCGCACAGACATCGCCTCAAGCCTCATCGAAGAAGGCTCGTTCACTTATCCGTCCGAAGATCTCACGCTCTACGCACGCTCGCGCGGCGGCGGCGGCGAACTTCGCGACCTTCTCATCAATGACGGCCGCACCGAGCCTGGCATCACCTACACGGCGCGCGCCGGCGCCATCGTCACCATCGAAGGCGCACCCGCCATCGTTATGCGTGACGGCCAAGTGCAGCGGCAAACGGAGGAAGGCGGGGTCGATGTGCTCGACTTCGACCGGTACGTTCTGAAATTCGATGGCGTCTTCGACGAGCCTGACCTCTTCTTCTTGAAAGCGTCAGATCGAACGCTGTTCGATCTGATCTTCCCGGACCGCACGGCGCACTACGACCAGCAAAACATCGACGAATTCCTCGCCGAAGCGCATGGCCGACTTTCGGCGCCGCTCCTCAACATTGCGCTCGCGCTCATTGCATTGGTGGGCGTTTTAATGGGTGATTTCAGCCGCCGCGGTTATGGGCAACGGATTATGTGGGCCTCGGTTATCGCCCTTGTCGTGCGCCTCGCATCGCTGCTGACACAGGCCGCCGCGGCCGATGAGCCTCAACTCAATTCGCTTCAATACGCGTTGCCGCTCGGCGTCATCGTACTTGCGGGCCTGATGCTCGGCGGCAAGATCACGACCAAGAAACGGCGCGAGATGGGCCCATCGGTTCTGGCGAGGGCGGAAGCATGAGTTTCCTTCTGTCCCGCATGGGCCGCTACATTATCGCCCGCGTGTTTGGCGGCGTACTGATCGCGCTGATCGCCGTGCTCGCCTGCATTCTGCTGATCGATCTGGTTGAGCAGATGCGTACTGTTGGCGCACGCACAGATATCTCACTGCTCGAAGCGCTGCGGCTCACATTGCTGAAGACACCGATGTTGGTGGAGCAGACGTTACCCTTCGTCGTGCTTGCTGGAACGATGATGGCGATCATCGGCTTGAACCGATCGAGCGAGTTGGTGGCGATGCGCGCGTCCGGCGTGTCGGCCTGGCGCTTCCTCACTCCGGCCGCATTCGTTGGGATCATGCTCGGCGTGCTGGCCGTGACCTCGCTCAACCCGCTCGGCGCATACCTCTACCAACAGTTTGAATCCGAAAAGGAGGATGCGCTCTCCGAGCGTCTTTCGGCCACGGGCCAGAATGGCGTTTGGATACGTCAGGGCGACGAGGAGGGTCAGGTCGTCATTCACGCCGATGGCGTCGATCCCAGTGGCACCCGCCTGCAGGGCGCTACCTTCATGTTCTTCGAGGTCCAGCAGGACGCCCTACGGTTCG
It encodes the following:
- a CDS encoding DUF2066 domain-containing protein; translation: MKFPPLAAFAAVFLAALCAFAPGAASAQGRDNVYAVAGVHVDETAANAAAAQQAGLAAAQRAGFERLVRRLTIPDELTARGVPQVETATLDRLVSSVDVEQERRSGTRYIGRLTVRFDPSGVRTLLRQFNLTVVDTRTAPVLVAPLVVTGTSEEMTALWREVWATGGFGDELVPLATAPEGLQGAPAWATAQPFAQSAAAASALYATLRVQGGAATASLVEIDANARRDRGEVSARINGEDPAALRAALASLADQASTRIQNDWKSRVATGGGQRGRINTTALYTTQAQWEQIKEALEGAAQTLISEIRIEAVGRQGALISFSFVGDRSQLTAELQRRGVALGDTAQGATLRVAPR
- the purM gene encoding phosphoribosylformylglycinamidine cyclo-ligase produces the protein MTNTPGTNGLTYRDAGVDIDEGERLVDLIKPAAKSTARPGAEAALGGFAAAFDPKAAGFKDPIFLATTDGVGTKLKIAIESGRHETVGIDLVAMCVNDLSAQGAEPLMFLDYYATGKLNAEEAAKVVLGIAEGCRQAGAALAGGETAEMPGMYGKGDYDLAGFSVGAAERGALLPRIDEMMIGDVIVGIASSGPHSNGYSLVRKVVERSGLAWDAPAPFAPGKSLAEALLTPTRIYAKALKPIFEAKLAKGAAHITGGGLVENTPRALPDQLEADFDWNAWQRPAVFEWLQATGGVPETDMRRTFNLGIGMILIVDPAKANDVVAKLNGAGEQAFKIGVLKSA
- the purN gene encoding phosphoribosylglycinamide formyltransferase yields the protein MSKKRVAVLISGRGSNLQALLDADQSAYEVVLVVSNVPGAAGLERARAAGVEALELDHKPYGKNREAFERDLDALLVQRNIQLVALAGFMRVLTSFFVRAWTGRLVNIHPSLLPKFPGTKTHERALEAGETEHGATVHLVVDEVDAGEIIGQASMPILPGDTPTALAERLLAVEHKLYPRCLAALASRLN
- a CDS encoding YkvA family protein, encoding MRNHSRAYSEEALKAKLGTIAGIDKLIDAARQIHAMLRDPQTPVWVKGLCVAVLGYLIVPTDVVADFIPVLGYGDDLAALTAAIAAIAAHMPKAGAGGAD
- a CDS encoding GAF domain-containing protein encodes the protein MALRTQESDAMQVRFWGTRGSIATPGGATLRYGGNTSCVEVTSDSGVTILIDAGTGANALGKALIDQGRGAKGHILISHTHWDHIQGLPFFAPLFVAGNEWHIYGPRGLGQSLRDVLAAQMEYAYFPVALNAFAATVHFHEVVEGAFSIDDVRISTQYLNHPALTVGYRVEVDGASAVYASDHEPHDAHAGEGHPEAGEGGDAAHVEFIRDADLVIHDAQYTAAEFPEKIGWGHSTIEYAVDVAIAGNVKKLALYHHDPSRGDDAVDELLVAARARVKAAEADLEVVGAAEGNAITLRGAANTNKASPFLPSSLVEPATSVSDELVLIAGVPPSDRAVLMAAARADGIPSVSEVLIEQLKEAVQGGRPSLVFLGYALPDVDPIALCAELRALPGEDVKDIPIIIVADQAQAPADKGEAADVTDWLTRPYSLQYARSRLRAWLMRSMLRWRKAPLPQDEEERLAAVQRLGLLDTGAEERFDRHARIAAAALNAPIALVTLVDRDRQWFKAHQGFEFSETPRDIGFCSHAILDSEPLVVTDALQDDRFAENPAVVGDPHVRFYAGIPLHSADGARVGAFCIVDRKPRSLSAAQLRMLKDIARLVEEELEQRQTAQAG
- a CDS encoding class I SAM-dependent methyltransferase, giving the protein MAERDYVLGTHDDEIYRLGYQHRVWRPRALDAWARAKIGDACKVIDFGAGPGFATMDLAEMVGPSGEVHALERSRRFLDTLEAQAKARGFTQVKAHEIDVVTDDIPVAGADAAWARWIFAFLPKPKAALQKLVDALKPGGAIVCHEYLDYQTWKLAPPAPNFEKFVDEVSANWRASGGEPDIARHLPAWLTEMGLKIESLKPYVDVVSKDDNVWRWPIGFFDIHIDRLLELNRITPQMAKDMQDEFARVSVLPGTLMVTPLVLEIIARK
- the ndk gene encoding nucleoside-diphosphate kinase; this encodes MAVERTLSIIKPDATKRNLTGAVNAVIEKAGLRIIAQKRIWLSEGQAEGFYAVHKERPFFRDLVTFMISGPVVVQALEGEDAVAKYRDVMGATNPANAAEGTIRKQFAESIEANTVHGSDSLENAAREIEFFFADQEIVG
- a CDS encoding I78 family peptidase inhibitor, with protein sequence MRTMMALCAALALVACGQTTTPPAETPATTEAPAATAATTPAEATAQDACGAAQYAALVGTNIAAASFPADSNIRIIQPNTPVTQDFRADRLNVLTDASGVITSLECY
- a CDS encoding I78 family peptidase inhibitor, which translates into the protein MRKFILIASCALALAACGQTTTPPATIETPVAETPAAPTNAAEATAQDTCGAAAHQALIGTPASAIDLATLPAGARIVTPETMVTQDFVATRLNITTNTDGNVASLNCY
- a CDS encoding I78 family peptidase inhibitor, which translates into the protein MMRWVLAGIVVIGLAACGGGYQRDLTYREMDAIARRSTQEQIHRPPPDTCQMAAHQSLVGMLGAEIDRAALPESARVICHDCSVTMDYRADRLNIDLGADGKVTRLHCG
- a CDS encoding DNA polymerase III subunit chi gives rise to the protein MAELWFYHLEKSELERALPPLLEKSLQRGWRALVRAGNAERLEQLDTAIWTFRDDSFVPHAREGDPKRQPVWLTLEGGNPNNAQALFLVDDAEPGDISSFERACLIFDGRDPAALESARSRWKQAKDAGITASYWKESAGGRWEKQQ